The nucleotide window AATTTAATTTTACCGGAATAATTATAAGCCACGATATTGCAGGCGCTTATAAGACAGGGGATATAATAGCAATGCTTTATGAAGGTAAAATAATAGAATACGGACAGTCGGAAGCCTTCAAAAATTCAGTTAATCCGGTAGTAAAGCAATTTGTATCCGGAAGTATGGAAGGACCTATTTCTATTTAAAATTTTATATATTTTCAATTTTTTGACTTATGAATATTAATAAAGAAACAAAAGTAGGTATTTTTGTAGTAATAGTGCTTGCTATACTTGCTTATTTTTCAATTAAAGTGGGTAAGATACATATTTTTAAAAAACCTACGTACGTAATTTCGGCTTATTTTAAATCCGCAAGCGGTATAGGTACCGGAACTTCGGTTACTATGGCCGGCATAAAAATAGGCTCGGTAGAAAAAATACGCTTAGAAAAAGGATTGGCTAGAGTTTATATGACTATTAATTCAAAATATAAAGTTTATCCTCAATATATAGCATCCATAAGGTCTTTGAGTCTACTCGGCGAATCTTATATTGCAATCTCTCCTGCGGCAGGAGAGCAGCAGGAGCAGTCCGAAAAAGTTTTGGATAAAGAGGTTATAAGAAGCGAGATGTCGCCTCAAAGCATGTCAAGCTTGATAACTAAGTTTTCTAAAACTGCAGGCGATCTTGAGAAAGTTTCAAAATCGCTAAAAAACTCTATAGGCACTAAGACCGGCGAAAAGAATATTAAAGCGATTTTGCACAATATCGCTACGCTTTCAGAAAATTTAAACAGGCTCGTATATGTAAACCAGAGAAACGTCGACGTTGTTATGTCTAATTTTGCCGCAATTTCGAGGCATATTAACGGGCTGACGGTTCAAAACGATGCCGCAATTACAAGAACTATCCATAATTTTAACGCAATATCTTATAATTTGAGAAAAGAACTTCCGTCTATAACTCAAAATATAAAGGGTCTTTCTAAAAATTTAAACGACATAGTCGCGAAGAACAGAAGAAATATTAACGGAAGTCTTAAAAATATAAATGCGGATACAAAAAAATTAAAACTTACGCTTAACGAACTTTACGGGATTTCTTCTAAAATAAACAACGGGCAGGGAACTATAGGAAAATTAGTCAATAGAAATTCGGTTTACGATAATTTAAACGGTTCGCTAAAAGGTATTAATAATATTGTCGGCGGGTACAGCAGGTTCAGGGTGAAAGTTAATATGAGCTCCCAGTATCTTGCGAGAAGTAAAGGTTCTGTATCTCAAGTAAACGTTAAACTTGAACCGTCTCCAGGACATTATTACGAACTCGGCGTCGCTTCGGTTCCTATGGGTTACGGAAATACTTACGGAGAAACGCAGACGACTACCTATACCACGAATAATCCTCCATCCGGCCATTTTTATCCTTCAAGCGTTACTACGAATACCACCCAGTACAGTTATTCCAACAGTATAAAATTTAATGCTTTAATAGCGAAAAATTTTTATAATTTTACGCTCCTTGCCGGATTGCTTTATTCTACGGGTGCCGTAGGAGTTAATTATTACGTTCCGAATACAAACAAAAATTTAAAAATTTATGCAAGGGCATTCGGATTTAATTCCGACAATAACGGCGTAAGCGAGGATATTAACGCCGGCGTGGCGTATACTTTTTACAGGCATATATTTTTAGATGCGGGATACGATAATATAACCAACAATTCCCAAAGGTCTATTTATCTTGGAGGCGGAGTTAAATTTACCGATAAAGACCTTAAATATCTTATAGTAGGCGGTAAAATGCCGTGATTTGTCGCAGGGACAAAATTCAATTCTGTCCCCGTATCTAATTGGATGTAATTATGACTTCAAAGAAATATAAACTTACCAGTATGACAAGCGCCCACGGCTGAGGGTGTAAGATAGGTCCGGAGGACCTTTCTAAAATATTGGAAAAATTATCCGTTCCGCAGAACGATAACGTTTTAGTCGGTTTTGGATATAAGGACGATGCCGGCGTTTATAAAATAAGCGATAATCAATGCCTTATACAAACGGTAGATTTTTTTACGCCCGTTGTAGACGACCCATATACTTTCGGGCAAATTGCCGCAGCCAACGC belongs to Candidatus Acidulodesulfobacterium acidiphilum and includes:
- a CDS encoding MCE family protein encodes the protein MNINKETKVGIFVVIVLAILAYFSIKVGKIHIFKKPTYVISAYFKSASGIGTGTSVTMAGIKIGSVEKIRLEKGLARVYMTINSKYKVYPQYIASIRSLSLLGESYIAISPAAGEQQEQSEKVLDKEVIRSEMSPQSMSSLITKFSKTAGDLEKVSKSLKNSIGTKTGEKNIKAILHNIATLSENLNRLVYVNQRNVDVVMSNFAAISRHINGLTVQNDAAITRTIHNFNAISYNLRKELPSITQNIKGLSKNLNDIVAKNRRNINGSLKNINADTKKLKLTLNELYGISSKINNGQGTIGKLVNRNSVYDNLNGSLKGINNIVGGYSRFRVKVNMSSQYLARSKGSVSQVNVKLEPSPGHYYELGVASVPMGYGNTYGETQTTTYTTNNPPSGHFYPSSVTTNTTQYSYSNSIKFNALIAKNFYNFTLLAGLLYSTGAVGVNYYVPNTNKNLKIYARAFGFNSDNNGVSEDINAGVAYTFYRHIFLDAGYDNITNNSQRSIYLGGGVKFTDKDLKYLIVGGKMP